One window of the Sciurus carolinensis chromosome 8, mSciCar1.2, whole genome shotgun sequence genome contains the following:
- the LOC124990988 gene encoding heterogeneous nuclear ribonucleoprotein A3-like isoform X2, with amino-acid sequence MEGHDPKEPEQLRKLFIGGLSFETTDDSLREHFEKWGTLTDCVVMRDPQTKRSRGFGFVTYSCVEEVDAAMCARPHKVDGRVVEPKRAVSREDSVKPSAHLTMKKIFVGGIKEDTEEYNLRDYFEKYGKIETIEVMEDRQSGKKRGFAFVTFDDHDTVDKIVVQKYHTINGHNCEVKKALSKQEMQSAGSQRSHGGGSGNFMGRGGNFGGGGGNFGRGGNFGGRRGYGGGGGGSRGSYGGGDGGYNGFGGDGGNYGGVPGYSSRGGYGGGGPGYGNQGGGYGGGGGGYDGYNEGGNFGGGNYGGGGNYNDFGNYSGQQQSNYGPMKGGSFGGRSSGSPYGGGYGSGGGSGGYDSRRF; translated from the exons ATGGAG GGCCATGATCCAAAGGAACCAGAGCAATTGAGGAAGCTGTTTATTGGTGGTCTGAGCTTTGAAACGACAGATGATAGTTTAAgagaacattttgagaaatgggGCACACTCACAGATTGTGTGGTAATGAGAGACCCCCAAACAAAACGTTCCAGGGGCTTTGGTTTTGTGACTTACTCTTGTGTTGAAGAGGTGGATGCAGCAATGTGTGCTCGGCCACACAAGGTTGATGGGCGTGTAGTGGAACCAAAGAGAGCTGTTTCTAGAGAGGATTCTGTAAAGCCTAGTGCCCATCTAAcgatgaaaaaaatttttgttggtgGTATTAAAGAAGATACAGAAGAATATAATTTGAGAGATTACTTTGAAAAGTATGGCAAGATTGAAACCATAGAAGTTATGGAAGACAGGCAGAGTGGGAAAAAGAGAGGATTTGCTTTTGTAACTTTTGATGATCATGATACAGTTGACAAAATTGTTGTTCAGAAATACCACACTATTAATGGGCATAATTGTGAAGTGAAAAAGGCCCTTTCTAAACAAGAGATGCAGTCTGCTGGATCACAAAGAAGTCATGGTGGTGGATCTGGCAACTTTATGGGTCGTGGAGGAAActttggaggtggtggaggtaACTTTGGCCGTGGTGGAAACTTTGGTGGAAGACGAGGctatggtggtggaggtggtggcagcAGAGGTAGTTATGGAGGAGGTGATGGTGGATATAATGGATTTGGAGGTGATGGTGGCAACTACGGCGGTGTTCCTGGTTATAGTAGTAGAGGAGGCTATGGTGGTGGTGGACCAGGATATGGAAACCAAGGTGGTGGAtatggtggtggaggaggaggatatGATGGTTACAATGAAGGAGGAAATTTTGGTGGTGGTAACTATGGTGGTGGTGGGAACTATAATGATTTTGGAAATTACAGTGGACAACAGCAATCAAATTATGGACCCATGAAGGGGGGAAGTTTTGGTGGAAGAAGCTCTGGCAGTCCCTATGGTGGTGGTTATGGATCTGGTGGTGGAAGTGGTGGATATGATAGCAGAAGGttttaa
- the LOC124990988 gene encoding heterogeneous nuclear ribonucleoprotein A3-like isoform X1 — protein MEVKPPPGRPQPESRRRCRRRGEEGHDPKEPEQLRKLFIGGLSFETTDDSLREHFEKWGTLTDCVVMRDPQTKRSRGFGFVTYSCVEEVDAAMCARPHKVDGRVVEPKRAVSREDSVKPSAHLTMKKIFVGGIKEDTEEYNLRDYFEKYGKIETIEVMEDRQSGKKRGFAFVTFDDHDTVDKIVVQKYHTINGHNCEVKKALSKQEMQSAGSQRSHGGGSGNFMGRGGNFGGGGGNFGRGGNFGGRRGYGGGGGGSRGSYGGGDGGYNGFGGDGGNYGGVPGYSSRGGYGGGGPGYGNQGGGYGGGGGGYDGYNEGGNFGGGNYGGGGNYNDFGNYSGQQQSNYGPMKGGSFGGRSSGSPYGGGYGSGGGSGGYDSRRF, from the coding sequence ATGGAGGTAAAACCGCCACCCGGTCGCCCCCAGCCCGAATCCAGACGTCGCTGCCGCCGCCGGGGGGAGGAGGGCCATGATCCAAAGGAACCAGAGCAATTGAGGAAGCTGTTTATTGGTGGTCTGAGCTTTGAAACGACAGATGATAGTTTAAgagaacattttgagaaatgggGCACACTCACAGATTGTGTGGTAATGAGAGACCCCCAAACAAAACGTTCCAGGGGCTTTGGTTTTGTGACTTACTCTTGTGTTGAAGAGGTGGATGCAGCAATGTGTGCTCGGCCACACAAGGTTGATGGGCGTGTAGTGGAACCAAAGAGAGCTGTTTCTAGAGAGGATTCTGTAAAGCCTAGTGCCCATCTAAcgatgaaaaaaatttttgttggtgGTATTAAAGAAGATACAGAAGAATATAATTTGAGAGATTACTTTGAAAAGTATGGCAAGATTGAAACCATAGAAGTTATGGAAGACAGGCAGAGTGGGAAAAAGAGAGGATTTGCTTTTGTAACTTTTGATGATCATGATACAGTTGACAAAATTGTTGTTCAGAAATACCACACTATTAATGGGCATAATTGTGAAGTGAAAAAGGCCCTTTCTAAACAAGAGATGCAGTCTGCTGGATCACAAAGAAGTCATGGTGGTGGATCTGGCAACTTTATGGGTCGTGGAGGAAActttggaggtggtggaggtaACTTTGGCCGTGGTGGAAACTTTGGTGGAAGACGAGGctatggtggtggaggtggtggcagcAGAGGTAGTTATGGAGGAGGTGATGGTGGATATAATGGATTTGGAGGTGATGGTGGCAACTACGGCGGTGTTCCTGGTTATAGTAGTAGAGGAGGCTATGGTGGTGGTGGACCAGGATATGGAAACCAAGGTGGTGGAtatggtggtggaggaggaggatatGATGGTTACAATGAAGGAGGAAATTTTGGTGGTGGTAACTATGGTGGTGGTGGGAACTATAATGATTTTGGAAATTACAGTGGACAACAGCAATCAAATTATGGACCCATGAAGGGGGGAAGTTTTGGTGGAAGAAGCTCTGGCAGTCCCTATGGTGGTGGTTATGGATCTGGTGGTGGAAGTGGTGGATATGATAGCAGAAGGttttaa